The proteins below are encoded in one region of Agelaius phoeniceus isolate bAgePho1 chromosome 35, bAgePho1.hap1, whole genome shotgun sequence:
- the ASB8 gene encoding ankyrin repeat and SOCS box protein 8 isoform X2 has protein sequence MPRRGPRHVVHHAEHSKQVLAVRAPYPHHRRHPLLPSGQRGGSHRPGMERGEFLTGGCSCAPQGADVNCLHGTLKPLHCACMVADADCVELLLQKGAEVNALDGYNRTALHYAAEKDETCVEILLEYGANPNALDGNKDTPLHWAAFKNNAECVRALLANGALVNALDYNNDTPLSWAAMKGNLESVSVLLDFGAEVRVVNLKGQSPISRLVALLVRGLGTEREDSCLDLLHRATGHFELRKNGSLPWEVARDPQLCQRLTLLCSAPGTLQALSRYAVRRSLGLRFLPQAVQQLPLPACLKEYLLLLT, from the exons ATGCCGCGGCGCGGCCCGCGCCATGTGGTACATCATGCAGAGCATTCAAAGCAAGTACTCGCTGTCCGAGCGCCTTATCCGCACCATCGCCGCCATCCGCTCCTTCCCTCGGGACAACGTGGAGGATCTCATCGGCCGG GGATGGAAAGGGGGGAGTTCCTTACCGGGGGGTGTTCCTGTGCTCCCCAGGGTGCCGATGTGAACTGCCTGCATGGCACCCTCAAACCCCTGCACTGTGCCTGCATGGTGGCTGATGCCGACTgcgtggagctgctgctgcaaaaagGAGCTGAG gTGAATGCCCTGGACGGCTACAACCGGACAGCCCTTCACTACGCAGCAGAAAAAGATGAAACCTGCGTGGAGATTTTATTGGAGTACGGCGCCAACCCCAACGCCCTGGACGGCAACAAGGACACGCCCCTGCACTGGGCGGCCTTCAAGAACAACGCGGAGTGCGTGCGGGCCCTGCTGGCCAACGGCGCCCTGGTCAACGCCCTGGACTACAACAACGACACCCCCCTGAGCTGGGCGGCCATGAAGGGCAACCTGGAGAGCGTCAGCGTCCTGCTGGACTTCGGCGCCGAGGTGCGCGTGGTCAACCTGAAGGGCCAGAGCCCCATCTCACGCCTGGTGGCGCTGCTGGTGCGGGGCCTGGGCACGGAGCGGGAGGATTCCTGCCTGGATTTGCTGCACAGGGCCACGGGACACTTCGAGCTGCGCAAGAACGggagcctgccctgggaggtGGCCCGGGACCCGCAGCTGTGCCAGCGGCTGACGCTGCTGTGCTCGGCGCCGGGCACGCTGCAGGCGCTGTCGCGCTACGCCGTGCGCCGCTCGCTCGGCCTGCGCTTCCTGCCCCAGGCCGTGCAGCAGCTGCCGCTGCCTGCCTGCCTCAAGGAgtacctgctgctgctcacctga
- the RNF212B gene encoding E3 ubiquitin-protein ligase RNF212B translates to MLPALLPSHFRPFPPHVSISFFSHLFPLFSLHLSPSFPPRLSCVEAAQAAPRSGAIMDWFHCSRCFRQDGARFAITNCGHILCEGCGGSGPCPVCGTACCYLPISDQMRPEEKVFFKNPVDLALKHLAHITQVWQFQMAQAQLLVDLHADRTRRVQAELDKAREEQGERRRELESLRRENEELRRMQLSPGWRWSSRSSTPYPSPTHSVTPQPRRQLSSQVVSRFAPLEPPQSHSTPGWQAGIAYRNSGTSSVVPPLAGTSEGQGSARRLARGGRSQWDLNPRP, encoded by the exons ATGCTTCCAGCCCTTCTTCCCTCACATTTCCGACCCTTTCCCCCTCACGTTTCCATCTCTTTTTTCTCTCACCTTTTCCCACTCTTTTCCCTTCACCTTTCCCCCTCATTCCCTCCCAGGCTCTCCTGTGTGGAGGCAGCACAGGCGGCTCCTCGCTCCGGCGCCATCATGGACTGGTTCCACTGCAGTCGCTGCTTCCGCCAGGATGGCGCCCGCTTCGCCATCACCAACTGTGGCCACATCCTGTGCgagggctgtgggggctcag GTCCCTGCCCAGTCTGTGGCACCGCCTGCTGCTACCTGCCCATATCTGATCAG ATGCGCCCAGAGGAGAAGGTTTTCTTCAAGAACCCAGTGGACCTCGCCCTCAAGCACCTTGCCCACATCACGCAG GTGTGGCAGTTCCAGATGGCACAGGCACAACTTCTGGTGGACTTGCACGCGGACAGAACTCGGCgggtgcaggcagagctggacaaggccagagaggagcagggggagaggaggag ggagctggagTCGCTTCGCCGGGAGAATGAAGAGCTGCGCCGCATGCAG ctctccccaggctggcGCTGGAGCAGCCGCAGCAGCACCCCCTATCCCTCCCCCACACATTCAG TcaccccccagccccgccggcAGCTCAGCAGTCAAGTGGTCAG CCGCTTCGCCCCACTGGAGCCCCCCCAgtcccacagcaccccaggatGGCAG GCTGGCATAGCCTACAGAAATTCAGGGACCTCCAGCGTAG TGCCCCCCTTGGCTGGGACAAGCGAGGGACAG GGCTCTGCTCGGCGGCTGGCGAGGGGCGGGCGCTCCCAGTGGGATCTCAACCCACGGCCATAA
- the ASB8 gene encoding ankyrin repeat and SOCS box protein 8 isoform X1, translated as MWYIMQSIQSKYSLSERLIRTIAAIRSFPRDNVEDLIGRGADVNCLHGTLKPLHCACMVADADCVELLLQKGAEVNALDGYNRTALHYAAEKDETCVEILLEYGANPNALDGNKDTPLHWAAFKNNAECVRALLANGALVNALDYNNDTPLSWAAMKGNLESVSVLLDFGAEVRVVNLKGQSPISRLVALLVRGLGTEREDSCLDLLHRATGHFELRKNGSLPWEVARDPQLCQRLTLLCSAPGTLQALSRYAVRRSLGLRFLPQAVQQLPLPACLKEYLLLLT; from the exons ATGTGGTACATCATGCAGAGCATTCAAAGCAAGTACTCGCTGTCCGAGCGCCTTATCCGCACCATCGCCGCCATCCGCTCCTTCCCTCGGGACAACGTGGAGGATCTCATCGGCCGG GGTGCCGATGTGAACTGCCTGCATGGCACCCTCAAACCCCTGCACTGTGCCTGCATGGTGGCTGATGCCGACTgcgtggagctgctgctgcaaaaagGAGCTGAG gTGAATGCCCTGGACGGCTACAACCGGACAGCCCTTCACTACGCAGCAGAAAAAGATGAAACCTGCGTGGAGATTTTATTGGAGTACGGCGCCAACCCCAACGCCCTGGACGGCAACAAGGACACGCCCCTGCACTGGGCGGCCTTCAAGAACAACGCGGAGTGCGTGCGGGCCCTGCTGGCCAACGGCGCCCTGGTCAACGCCCTGGACTACAACAACGACACCCCCCTGAGCTGGGCGGCCATGAAGGGCAACCTGGAGAGCGTCAGCGTCCTGCTGGACTTCGGCGCCGAGGTGCGCGTGGTCAACCTGAAGGGCCAGAGCCCCATCTCACGCCTGGTGGCGCTGCTGGTGCGGGGCCTGGGCACGGAGCGGGAGGATTCCTGCCTGGATTTGCTGCACAGGGCCACGGGACACTTCGAGCTGCGCAAGAACGggagcctgccctgggaggtGGCCCGGGACCCGCAGCTGTGCCAGCGGCTGACGCTGCTGTGCTCGGCGCCGGGCACGCTGCAGGCGCTGTCGCGCTACGCCGTGCGCCGCTCGCTCGGCCTGCGCTTCCTGCCCCAGGCCGTGCAGCAGCTGCCGCTGCCTGCCTGCCTCAAGGAgtacctgctgctgctcacctga